The sequence below is a genomic window from Opitutia bacterium.
GTGTGCGGCCAATCTGGCATTCGCCAATGTCGCAGCAACCGCGAGAGCGACGCCGCGGAGGCGACACCCACCTTCGCAAAGCAAGAAGCCGCGACTTGCGTCGCGGCTTCGGCAGAATGGGAACGGACCTGACGGTCGTTTTGCGCGGTGCGCTTAGGCGCGCTCCTTGCGCTCGCGGCGGGGACGGTCGAACTTGTCGCCCGCGGGTGCGGCCTCGGTCGCGACCGGGATGATCGGGTTCTCGGAGACGACCTCGAAGGAGATTTCCACCGAGACTTCGGCGTGCAGCTTGATCGTGACCTCGTGCTTGCCGAGGGTCTTGACCGGCTGGCCGAGGTGGATGCGGCGCTTCTCGACCTCGATGCCGGCCGCCACGAGTTTGTCGTGGAGATCGTTACCGGTGACGGCGCCGAACAGCTTGCCGCCCTCGCCCGTCTTCACGGCGATGGCGATGTTGGCCTTCTTGAGTTTCTCGGCGAGTTCCTGCGCGCCGTTGAGTTCCTTGGCTTCGCGGATGCCGCGGGCCTTCTTGAGGGCTTCGATCTGCTTGCGGTTGGAAACCGTGAGCGGAACCGCGATGCCCTGCGGCAGGAGGAAATTACGCGCATAGCCGGCGCGGACGCGGACCTGGTCGCCTTCGGCGCCAAGGCCGTCGACCGGTTTGAGGAGGAGCACTTCGTTGTGAGCCATTGTCGGACTGAGTTAT
It includes:
- a CDS encoding 50S ribosomal protein L9 yields the protein MAHNEVLLLKPVDGLGAEGDQVRVRAGYARNFLLPQGIAVPLTVSNRKQIEALKKARGIREAKELNGAQELAEKLKKANIAIAVKTGEGGKLFGAVTGNDLHDKLVAAGIEVEKRRIHLGQPVKTLGKHEVTIKLHAEVSVEISFEVVSENPIIPVATEAAPAGDKFDRPRRERKERA